One window from the genome of Armatimonadota bacterium encodes:
- a CDS encoding type II secretion system F family protein produces the protein MAVYSYTFRDPSGGLQKGTAEAETEENLRARFQEQGLEIVEVTLIKKGKVKKARSYGKVKLTRLSLFCRQFSTMVDAGVSLVRCLDVLSRQTEDPRLKKILIDVGERVEGGESLSRAMQRHPRTFNNLFIGLIRAGEVGGVLEEALQRLSAFLENDVALRRKVKAALTYPVIVILAAVGILVLLMVLVVPQFTAIFKDLGMKDTEFPPSTKFLIDLSQNMIHNWHIFLIVGVVLFFGFKLFAGTRFGRRIVDRIKLKFPVFGPLHLKVCMARFSRTMGTLLTSGVPILQAMETVAGTVGNSIMSDAVLDARARIREGDRIGDPLEASRLFPPMVVHMIGVGEESGSLDFMLQKIADFYEAEVEATLQSLTSALEPLIIVILGGMVLFIVYAMFAPLLKVITSLSAGEADSGGE, from the coding sequence ATGGCAGTCTACAGCTACACATTCCGTGACCCGAGCGGAGGCCTGCAAAAGGGCACGGCCGAAGCCGAAACCGAAGAGAACCTGAGGGCCCGATTCCAAGAGCAAGGCCTTGAAATCGTTGAAGTCACCCTCATCAAAAAGGGCAAAGTCAAAAAGGCGCGCTCGTACGGCAAGGTCAAACTCACACGGCTCTCGCTCTTCTGCCGGCAGTTCTCGACCATGGTCGACGCCGGGGTCTCGCTCGTCCGGTGCCTCGACGTTCTCAGTCGGCAGACGGAAGACCCGCGGCTGAAGAAAATCCTCATCGACGTCGGTGAACGGGTCGAAGGCGGGGAATCCCTCAGCCGGGCCATGCAACGCCACCCGCGCACCTTCAACAACCTCTTCATCGGTTTGATCCGCGCCGGTGAAGTCGGCGGGGTGTTGGAAGAAGCCCTGCAACGCCTTTCCGCATTCTTGGAAAACGATGTCGCCCTCCGGCGCAAGGTCAAAGCCGCGCTCACCTACCCGGTGATTGTTATCTTGGCCGCCGTCGGCATCCTCGTCCTCCTCATGGTCTTGGTTGTGCCGCAGTTCACCGCCATCTTCAAAGACCTTGGGATGAAGGATACGGAATTCCCGCCGTCCACCAAGTTCCTCATCGACCTTTCCCAAAACATGATCCACAACTGGCACATCTTCTTAATCGTTGGTGTGGTCTTGTTCTTCGGGTTCAAATTGTTTGCCGGGACTCGGTTCGGGCGGCGCATCGTTGACCGGATCAAACTCAAGTTCCCGGTCTTCGGCCCGCTGCACCTCAAGGTGTGTATGGCCCGGTTCAGCCGAACCATGGGCACCCTGCTCACTTCGGGCGTTCCCATCCTGCAAGCCATGGAAACCGTCGCCGGGACGGTCGGCAACTCCATCATGTCCGACGCGGTTTTGGATGCCCGCGCTAGGATCCGTGAAGGGGATCGCATTGGTGACCCGCTCGAAGCCAGCCGGCTCTTTCCGCCCATGGTCGTCCACATGATCGGGGTCGGGGAGGAATCGGGTTCGCTCGACTTCATGCTCCAAAAAATCGCCGACTTCTATGAAGCTGAAGTCGAAGCGACCCTGCAATCACTGACCTCAGCCCTGGAGCCGCTCATCATCGTCATCCTCGGCGGCATGGTTCTCTTCATCGTCTACGCGATGTTCGCCCCGCTGCTCAAGGTCATCACAAGCCTCAGCGCCGGCGAAGCGGACAGCGGCGGGGAATAA
- a CDS encoding prepilin peptidase → MGFWIGAAIGSFLNVVIYRMPRGISIYKPAHSFCPSCQKQLTPRELVPLLSWAFQGGRCACGKNKIGARYQVVEVVTGILFAAIWYQQLCADPLSSSDPVFVIKAVGYMLFSAALVAAIFTDLAHYIIPDQINAFMLFAGLGMNVAYASVGAKEAWVGGMPSSIAGALTGVGVLWGIAFLGRVLFRKDAMGHGDIKMARGIGAVLLPMGAGMSFAMAVALGAVIGAIQIAMFRSKPVPDNGSADEPAPEPEPIGSLLKCGLGYVLCMDVFGLVWPKIYEWWFGENPYSIEEFEEEPEVEHTMIPFGPYLAAGALAVVLFAPQLELVVDAYKKYIGLE, encoded by the coding sequence GTGGGGTTTTGGATCGGGGCGGCCATCGGCAGTTTCCTCAATGTCGTGATCTACCGCATGCCCCGGGGCATCTCCATCTATAAGCCGGCTCACAGTTTTTGTCCGAGTTGCCAAAAGCAGCTCACCCCCCGCGAACTCGTCCCGTTGCTCAGTTGGGCGTTCCAAGGCGGCCGGTGCGCCTGCGGGAAAAACAAGATTGGTGCCCGGTACCAAGTCGTGGAAGTCGTCACCGGCATCTTGTTCGCCGCCATTTGGTACCAACAGCTTTGTGCCGACCCGCTTTCATCCAGCGACCCTGTGTTTGTCATCAAGGCCGTCGGGTACATGCTGTTTTCGGCCGCCCTCGTGGCGGCGATCTTCACCGACCTCGCCCATTACATCATCCCGGATCAGATCAATGCCTTTATGCTGTTCGCGGGATTGGGGATGAACGTGGCCTACGCATCCGTGGGGGCAAAGGAAGCCTGGGTTGGGGGGATGCCTTCTAGCATCGCGGGGGCGTTGACCGGGGTCGGCGTTTTGTGGGGGATCGCCTTTTTGGGGCGGGTGCTTTTCCGCAAAGACGCGATGGGCCACGGCGACATCAAAATGGCCAGGGGGATCGGGGCCGTGCTCCTGCCGATGGGCGCGGGGATGAGCTTCGCGATGGCGGTCGCCCTCGGGGCGGTGATTGGGGCCATCCAAATCGCCATGTTCCGCAGCAAGCCCGTCCCCGACAACGGTTCCGCGGACGAACCCGCTCCCGAGCCGGAACCGATCGGCTCATTGCTCAAGTGCGGGCTGGGCTACGTGCTTTGCATGGACGTTTTTGGGCTGGTTTGGCCCAAAATCTATGAATGGTGGTTTGGCGAGAATCCTTACTCGATCGAAGAGTTTGAGGAAGAGCCTGAGGTAGAACACACGATGATCCCGTTCGGCCCTTACCTCGCCGCGGGGGCTCTCGCCGTTGTGCTGTTCGCCCCCCAATTGGAATTGGTTGTGGACGCTTACAAAAAATACATCGGGTTGGAGTGA
- a CDS encoding prepilin-type N-terminal cleavage/methylation domain-containing protein, translated as MSQGKRAFTIIELLTVIAIIAILSAIIVPVFARVKDNANRSNDIADMSALSSALALYREDQGAYPPALLGYVTLYATGPNAGNVIPASQLKGFLYPRREKSLASFTPAYTRFSEGAVVNAVFPPQDPTAIGSGAQLDLNGDGSIDSFDDVAGSRQAYGPADGSVCWDPTVNAVVAGTRCGGVTLTDPADPNARLFYAVSGYDVGQVPLASGAKQFELRYTRFWSNFAIGNGVGNGNGNANDDPRQLGYTNPPDTTVVTWNSNYREYASPGVPQAMRRDIVLFLNGSARTYDSKQLFDRAWRQKAN; from the coding sequence ATGAGCCAGGGCAAACGCGCATTCACCATTATCGAGCTGCTGACCGTGATCGCAATCATCGCGATCCTCTCGGCGATCATCGTCCCCGTGTTCGCCCGGGTCAAAGACAATGCGAACCGGAGCAACGACATCGCGGATATGAGCGCGCTTAGCTCGGCCCTGGCCCTCTATCGCGAAGACCAGGGTGCCTACCCGCCGGCGCTCCTCGGCTACGTCACGCTTTATGCCACCGGGCCGAACGCCGGGAACGTGATCCCGGCGAGCCAGCTCAAAGGGTTCCTTTACCCCCGGCGCGAAAAATCACTGGCCAGCTTCACCCCCGCCTACACCCGGTTCAGCGAAGGGGCGGTGGTCAATGCCGTCTTCCCACCCCAAGACCCGACGGCCATTGGCAGCGGCGCGCAGCTCGACCTGAACGGCGACGGCTCTATCGACTCTTTCGACGACGTGGCTGGTTCCCGCCAGGCTTACGGTCCGGCCGACGGCAGCGTCTGCTGGGATCCGACGGTCAATGCGGTCGTTGCCGGAACCCGGTGCGGCGGCGTGACACTCACCGACCCCGCAGATCCCAATGCCCGCCTGTTCTATGCAGTTTCCGGCTACGACGTCGGCCAAGTCCCCCTCGCCTCAGGTGCCAAACAGTTCGAACTCCGGTACACCCGGTTTTGGTCGAACTTTGCCATCGGCAACGGGGTGGGCAACGGCAACGGCAACGCCAACGACGACCCGCGCCAACTGGGTTACACCAACCCGCCGGACACCACCGTCGTCACTTGGAACAGCAACTACCGCGAATATGCGAGCCCGGGCGTGCCGCAAGCTATGCGGCGCGACATCGTGCTCTTCCTGAACGGTAGCGCACGGACCTACGATAGCAAACAGCTCTTTGACCGGGCCTGGCGGCAGAAGGCGAACTAA
- a CDS encoding type II secretion system protein: MAQRKSRSAFTLIELITVMAITAILLTIIVVPVVQSFNLTRAAQGFADAQNRARSVISRIEREISNSAGVRDNSGHKGSLYIMLPDSAGAPTALLLSYVKLDVQAPAQGDPGSRVGTAFRDPDTSKVDPTLQAPKGQMRLPGVPGNTIVRYFVCRRDPFAAYNNPFVQYKRPGGGNWLAAGAGKDNLYVLMRAEVEPYVYQTIAGVPTRVVNSAFFYDLDRDADPNTRGPLLDDPTFMDPLARNALGGSAALNYATPMAYDPADRDAMVRNWLNKASIVTEISRYDMIQPLVGKNNNTVVFDGVKPVVIPLVRFQPTRMNSEAAEAQLAVRPNEETDNSEKIGPTTYVTQMGSWADAFLQVFPSAYTPATGPVANSAGAVRPVWPGGATLTTMPNANGDTAIFGPGGEYFNIDRYKTLLSQGADYPFTRSLNLALLGGSVPDRNLFIALNPDTTRGVVDAGFDIRHYGVDTGVPFAGRVPSNQTTEPGFDIGPTVTPADPVYQAGPAWHTYSGVNQRFARLWNQWDALWPNLAAAPARDDLANGCKRFIDLRVLPQAGPSAEPSPLAPGLLARASIVPGSETIYGPDQNPGPNFGKTVRYTRVPNIDSVPVGPNQYKINYTDRKEPDWAATYGFAAPNYDKASYNATDFLSSVLQARYRAGYVELNSRYGEPLPGDDVIGGTGAEGNIYATYRFQFTEPNDVVTVDYGSTELMEVVLTIRNYPQTNLPNPQMVTVRGSAAVRNKLR; encoded by the coding sequence ATGGCCCAACGCAAATCCCGAAGCGCATTCACCCTCATCGAACTCATCACCGTGATGGCGATCACGGCGATCCTCCTCACGATCATCGTCGTGCCGGTGGTCCAAAGCTTCAACCTGACCCGGGCAGCCCAAGGGTTTGCCGACGCGCAAAACCGAGCCCGCAGCGTGATCTCCCGCATTGAGCGCGAAATCAGCAACAGCGCCGGGGTTCGCGACAACTCCGGCCACAAAGGGTCGCTCTATATCATGCTCCCCGACAGCGCCGGGGCCCCGACCGCGCTTCTGCTGAGCTACGTCAAGCTGGATGTCCAGGCGCCGGCCCAAGGCGACCCGGGTTCCCGCGTCGGAACCGCATTCCGTGACCCCGACACGTCAAAGGTCGACCCGACCCTGCAAGCGCCCAAAGGCCAAATGCGGCTCCCCGGCGTGCCCGGCAACACCATCGTCCGGTACTTCGTGTGCCGGCGTGACCCGTTTGCCGCCTACAACAACCCGTTTGTGCAATACAAGCGACCGGGCGGCGGGAACTGGCTGGCTGCCGGCGCCGGCAAAGACAACCTCTACGTTTTGATGCGGGCCGAAGTGGAGCCCTACGTTTACCAAACGATTGCCGGGGTTCCCACCCGGGTCGTCAATTCGGCCTTCTTCTACGACCTCGACCGAGACGCTGACCCCAACACCCGCGGCCCGCTCTTGGACGATCCGACGTTCATGGATCCCCTGGCTCGCAACGCGCTCGGCGGGTCTGCCGCGCTCAACTACGCGACGCCCATGGCCTACGACCCGGCTGACCGGGACGCGATGGTTCGCAATTGGCTCAATAAGGCGAGCATCGTGACCGAGATCAGCCGGTATGACATGATCCAACCGCTGGTTGGCAAGAACAACAACACCGTCGTGTTCGACGGGGTCAAACCGGTCGTGATCCCCCTCGTCCGGTTCCAGCCGACGCGGATGAACAGCGAAGCGGCAGAAGCCCAACTCGCCGTTCGGCCTAACGAAGAAACTGACAACTCCGAAAAAATTGGCCCCACAACCTATGTGACCCAAATGGGCTCTTGGGCCGATGCCTTCTTGCAAGTCTTCCCCAGCGCCTACACGCCGGCAACCGGCCCCGTCGCCAACTCGGCGGGGGCTGTCCGGCCCGTGTGGCCCGGCGGGGCAACCCTGACGACCATGCCCAACGCCAACGGGGATACCGCGATCTTTGGGCCGGGCGGCGAATATTTCAACATTGACCGGTACAAAACCTTGCTCAGTCAAGGGGCGGACTACCCGTTCACGCGGTCGCTCAACCTGGCCCTCCTCGGCGGGTCAGTCCCTGACCGTAACCTGTTCATTGCCCTCAACCCGGATACGACCCGGGGCGTGGTCGATGCCGGGTTCGACATCCGCCATTACGGCGTTGACACCGGCGTTCCGTTTGCTGGCCGCGTGCCTTCCAACCAGACGACCGAACCTGGGTTCGACATCGGCCCCACCGTCACGCCAGCAGACCCGGTTTACCAAGCCGGGCCGGCGTGGCACACCTATTCCGGGGTGAACCAACGGTTCGCCCGCCTGTGGAACCAATGGGATGCCCTTTGGCCCAACCTCGCCGCAGCTCCGGCGCGGGACGACCTCGCCAACGGCTGCAAGCGGTTCATCGACCTCAGGGTGCTGCCGCAAGCCGGCCCCAGCGCCGAACCGAGCCCGCTCGCCCCAGGGCTGCTGGCCCGGGCCAGCATCGTCCCCGGAAGTGAAACCATCTACGGGCCCGACCAGAACCCCGGGCCAAATTTTGGCAAAACCGTCCGGTACACGCGCGTTCCCAACATCGATTCGGTGCCCGTCGGCCCCAACCAATACAAAATCAACTACACCGATCGGAAGGAACCGGACTGGGCCGCCACCTATGGCTTTGCCGCGCCCAACTACGACAAGGCGAGCTACAACGCGACCGACTTCCTCTCCTCAGTCCTGCAAGCCCGGTACCGCGCCGGGTACGTAGAACTGAACTCGCGCTACGGCGAGCCGCTCCCTGGCGACGATGTCATCGGCGGTACAGGGGCCGAAGGGAACATTTACGCCACCTACCGCTTCCAATTCACAGAGCCGAACGACGTGGTGACGGTGGACTACGGTTCCACTGAACTGATGGAAGTCGTGCTGACCATCCGCAACTACCCGCAGACCAACCTCCCCAACCCGCAAATGGTGACGGTGCGAGGCTCTGCGGCAGTGCGAAACAAGCTGCGGTGA